The Neochlamydia sp. AcF84 nucleotide sequence AAGAGACCCGTTTTATGATTGGAACTGACTTTAAAAAGTTCAATTTGGTTTGGCTAAAAGAATGAGATGGATTCTTTGCCTTATTTGAGAAAAACGGCTCTTTTTGGCGCAATGTTTCAATTCTTCTACCGCTTCTACAGACAGACTGGCGAGCTGGTTTTGATTTAAGTGCGGATTACTCGTTAAAGATAAGATGGCTAACAGTTTTTTATTTCATTTTAACTCACCCTAATTTAAAAAGTATTTAAGTTCATTCTATAATTGAAAACACTGCCTTATTTTTTGGCGATATTTTTCAAAGGATTTTCCGCTAATTCAAGCTTGATAAACTGAGACAACCGCCCGATTTCTGCAGGAAGGCTGGTGAGCTGATTTTGGCTTAAGTCAAGCACTCGCAGCTGAGGCAGTTGCCCCACTCCTTTAGGCAGAGCGGTGAGCTGATTTTGATTTAAGTAAAGCCATCGCAGCCGAGACAGCCGTCCTATGTTTGCAGGAAGTCTGGTGAGCTGATTTTGGCTTAAGTCAAGCACTCGCAGCTGAGACAGTTGCCCCACTCCTTTAGGCAGAGCGGTGAGCTGGTTTTGACTTAAGATAAGCTCTTGCAGCTGAGACAATTGCCCGATTTCTGCAGGCAGAGCGGTGAGTTGGTTTTGATTTAATTCAAGCGTTTGCAGCTGAGGCAGCCGCCCAATTTCTATAGGCAGAGCGGTGAGCTGGTTTTGATTTAAGTAAAGCCATTGCAGCTGAGACAACTGCCCGATTTCTGCTGGCAGAATGGTGAGCTGGTTTTGATGTAAGTTAAGATTTAGCAGTTGAGACAGCTGCCCAATTTCTGCAGGCAGACTGATGAGTTGGTTTTGATTTAAGTAAAGCCTTTGCAGCTTAAGCAGCTGCCCGATTTCTATAGGCAGTGCGGTGAGCTGGTTTTGATTTAAGTCAAGCGCTCGCAGCTGAGACAGTTGTCCGATTCCTGCAGGAAGGTTGGTGAGCTGGCTTTGATCTAAGTAAAGCGCTTGGAGCTCAGACAACTGCCCGATTTCTTCAGGCAGGCTGGTGAGTTGGTTTTGATTTAAGTTAAGACTTTGTAGCTGAGATAGATGTCCGATTTCTGCAGGTAGAACGATGAGCTGGTTTTCTCTTAAGTCAAGCGCTTGGAGCTGAGATAGATGCCCGATTTCTGCAGGTAGAACGATGAGCTGGTTTTCACTTAAGTAAAGCTCTTGCAATTGAGACAATTGACCTATTTCTGCGGGCAGGCTGGTGAGCTGGTTTTCTCTTAAGCCAAGCCATTGCAGCTGAGACAGCTGCCCGATTTCTGCAGGAAGACCGGTAAGCTGATTTTGATTTAAGTCAAGCACTCGTAGCTTAGACAGCTGGCATATTTCTGGGGGTAAATAAGTCAAGCCTACTCCAGATAAATCTAAAGACGTGATGCTTTTACAATTTTCTTCAATCCAACCTCTAAGAAGCTCTCCTTTTTTCTCTAGAGGCAAGTGCTTAATTTCTTCTTGGCTCAAGTATTCTTCCCCACCAGGAAGCTTTTTCCAAAGTAAAAGACGATTAATATTTAAGAGATAAGAAAAGTAATTAGCTAGCGTTAAGCCTCTTTTTTCTTCT carries:
- a CDS encoding leucine-rich repeat domain-containing protein; translation: MHPISSTSMESLPNELLLPILEACVVPSLFSVCKRWHHLLDSEVMPSLYKKIGKVHVPQGNVKEQALIVDRIYKLEEKLSETAKVNAIFRQIFTLASSLSALEFKWKTEEKRGLTLANYFSYLLNINRLLLWKKLPGGEEYLSQEEIKHLPLEKKGELLRGWIEENCKSITSLDLSGVGLTYLPPEICQLSKLRVLDLNQNQLTGLPAEIGQLSQLQWLGLRENQLTSLPAEIGQLSQLQELYLSENQLIVLPAEIGHLSQLQALDLRENQLIVLPAEIGHLSQLQSLNLNQNQLTSLPEEIGQLSELQALYLDQSQLTNLPAGIGQLSQLRALDLNQNQLTALPIEIGQLLKLQRLYLNQNQLISLPAEIGQLSQLLNLNLHQNQLTILPAEIGQLSQLQWLYLNQNQLTALPIEIGRLPQLQTLELNQNQLTALPAEIGQLSQLQELILSQNQLTALPKGVGQLSQLRVLDLSQNQLTRLPANIGRLSRLRWLYLNQNQLTALPKGVGQLPQLRVLDLSQNQLTSLPAEIGRLSQFIKLELAENPLKNIAKK